The following proteins are encoded in a genomic region of Mahella australiensis 50-1 BON:
- a CDS encoding N-acetyltransferase translates to MERHISSSAHMGENVSIGYNAVIAENVIIGDDCTIGHNVVIYDGSRIGRGVRIDDNAVIGKQPMRAANSIFKTGDVLPPASIGDYCIVGTSAVVYAGANIGEGVLIADLATVRENVSIDEHAIIGRGVAVENYCTIGAYCKIETNAYITAYSNIEDRAFVGPGVVTTNDNFVGRTEERFKHFKGVTVKRGGRIAAHATILPGKVINEDGLVAAGSVVTKDVPAKKIVMGTPARKAGDVPEEQLLEKQK, encoded by the coding sequence ATGGAAAGGCATATATCCTCGTCGGCGCATATGGGCGAAAATGTCAGTATAGGTTATAATGCCGTTATAGCGGAGAATGTTATCATAGGCGACGACTGCACAATAGGTCACAATGTCGTGATATACGATGGTAGCCGTATAGGCAGGGGCGTGCGCATAGACGATAATGCCGTCATAGGTAAGCAACCGATGCGTGCTGCCAACAGTATATTCAAAACCGGCGATGTGCTGCCTCCGGCTAGCATAGGTGATTATTGCATAGTGGGCACATCGGCTGTGGTGTACGCGGGAGCGAACATAGGAGAAGGGGTGCTAATAGCCGATCTGGCTACAGTTAGGGAGAATGTAAGTATAGACGAGCATGCCATCATAGGCAGAGGCGTTGCGGTGGAGAATTACTGCACCATAGGTGCTTATTGTAAGATAGAGACTAACGCCTATATAACGGCTTATTCAAATATAGAGGACAGGGCATTCGTAGGACCTGGGGTTGTTACCACCAATGATAATTTTGTGGGCCGCACTGAGGAGCGCTTTAAGCACTTCAAAGGCGTGACGGTCAAGCGCGGTGGCAGGATAGCCGCACATGCTACCATATTGCCCGGTAAGGTGATAAATGAAGATGGCCTGGTAGCAGCCGGCAGCGTAGTTACCAAAGATGTGCCGGCCAAAAAAATAGTGATGGGTACACCAGCCAGGAAGGCAGGTGATGTACCTGAGGAACAATTGCTGGAAAAGCAAAAATAA
- a CDS encoding O-antigen ligase family protein, translating into MLYIDEEKKDVSKLLLLLTVFTAFFGSTLSIKGIESLFAYRIFLALSVLFFCLSVLFAHKLSISRMLYRYYFFLMTWAVWAIVSFIWAQSKPDVIRGVFLLICNIFVIFFTSYYLNSEEDQRQLWRVFYAAFAINVAVALWEVFTTNHLPISRMNEYVPPRSIPTAFYRNPNDFAAYIVMYLPLVYAAFKYEDRHAIARYILCIASVFVLLYTNSRSSYMAFLFTIAFACVLAIIDMVRGSKYFDKKAKVKASIMLISVVMILILDSVGFGGLKNTPGNPSIMDQIGDIEEIREDGSTQVRINLIKNGFKILNENPWQYIVGIGAGNTEIRMLPYADTTNGIVNMHNWWMEMLLEYGFIISALFIWFYLSLMWNLLKIYVSSPSHFYKLFAEGLLLSLVAFFMASISPSSIRGMASLWIIFGASMALIRLYKENVKEKYFYEDIDTVAYVSKPYKSHKRNVCPSTSQSADGSRT; encoded by the coding sequence ATGCTTTATATAGATGAAGAAAAAAAAGATGTATCGAAGCTTTTGCTTTTATTGACCGTGTTTACGGCTTTTTTCGGAAGTACGCTTTCTATAAAGGGTATTGAAAGCCTTTTTGCGTATAGAATATTTTTGGCATTAAGCGTGTTGTTTTTTTGTTTAAGCGTTTTATTTGCGCACAAGCTCTCTATAAGTCGCATGCTGTATAGATATTACTTTTTTTTAATGACATGGGCAGTATGGGCTATTGTTTCATTCATTTGGGCACAGAGTAAGCCGGATGTTATAAGAGGGGTTTTCCTGCTTATATGCAATATATTTGTTATATTTTTTACTTCTTATTATCTGAACAGTGAAGAAGATCAGCGTCAGCTTTGGAGGGTGTTTTATGCAGCTTTTGCTATAAATGTGGCTGTAGCATTGTGGGAAGTATTTACGACCAATCACCTGCCTATTTCGAGGATGAATGAGTATGTGCCCCCGAGGTCTATACCTACGGCATTTTACAGGAATCCTAATGATTTTGCGGCGTATATAGTGATGTACTTGCCGTTGGTATATGCTGCCTTTAAGTATGAGGACCGGCATGCGATTGCGAGATATATACTCTGCATTGCGAGCGTATTTGTCCTTTTGTATACCAACTCGCGCTCTAGCTATATGGCGTTTTTGTTCACGATAGCGTTTGCATGCGTATTAGCTATAATAGATATGGTGAGGGGCTCTAAGTATTTTGATAAAAAGGCTAAAGTAAAAGCATCTATAATGCTCATAAGCGTCGTAATGATACTGATATTGGATTCTGTAGGATTTGGAGGGCTTAAGAATACGCCAGGCAATCCATCGATAATGGATCAGATAGGCGATATTGAAGAAATAAGAGAGGATGGTTCTACCCAGGTTCGCATAAATTTGATAAAAAATGGGTTTAAAATATTGAATGAAAATCCATGGCAATATATAGTGGGTATAGGTGCAGGTAATACTGAAATAAGGATGCTGCCTTATGCCGATACAACCAATGGCATAGTGAACATGCATAATTGGTGGATGGAAATGTTATTGGAGTATGGCTTTATAATATCAGCATTGTTTATATGGTTTTATCTGAGCCTTATGTGGAATTTACTAAAGATATATGTTAGTTCGCCATCGCATTTTTACAAACTGTTTGCTGAAGGTTTATTGCTATCGCTTGTGGCGTTTTTCATGGCTTCTATAAGCCCTAGTTCCATACGTGGTATGGCTAGCCTGTGGATTATATTCGGCGCAAGCATGGCTTTAATAAGGCTGTATAAGGAAAATGTTAAGGAGAAGTATTTTTATGAGGATATTGATACTGTCGCATATGTATCCAAGCCCTACAAATCACATAAGCGGAACGTTTGTCCATCAACAAGCCAAAGCGCTGACGGCTCTCGGACATGA